ATTTCAACAAATATTATAAACAATTTATAAATTGCAAGTCCTAGTGTAGCACAATATTATCACTTTTTCATATTCGTGATTTAATTGACAAGTATCAAAATAGTTTATTTGTAGCTTTATAATTTGTATATATATGCAAATTATATAGAAAATGCCGTTTAGCATATTGCTAAACGGCCTACGTTGTCTTCCAAGCTAGCTTGAAGAAGTTGATACCTTCTCTTTTTATAGATGCTACGCATCATATGTCATTTTCTTTTGTCAGTATAATCTAACCGTCCTGCTTCAGACAAAGCTTCGCATGCATCGTGAAAAATGCTATGGAAACATTAGAAAATCGCATTTGCCATCTCAGACTCGCATGGGAAAGCTACTGCATCGGAAGCGCTTTGCGGGTGCGAGTTTTGAAACGTAGAATTCTTATGCCGCTTATATTGGGAAGATATCCTAATCCATAGTCAGAAATCCGCACTAGCTGCGGATTTCGTGAGAATATGATACGATTTGCAAATAAGCCCTTCGACGAAGTCGACTTTAAATGGCCTATTTACAGCATTCTTGAATCTTCTGATTCAAGAATACCTGAAATCCCGGATTTGAGTGGCGAAAAAACCTTTTTGAACGAGCTGACATGTGCGCCTTGCGGCGAGGGATATTTAGATTTCCTCGACGTAGCTTATAAAGTCGAGCTCATTGAGCTCGTTGATGAGCATTCTGTGGGAATGCTTTTTGTCGAAGTCTATGTCGATTATGATGGCTGTGTCGGAGGACTGGATTGTCTTTTCCTTGCTCTTGGTCAGGCTGCTGACCTTGTAGCCCTTGTCACCAATCCACTTTGTAAGTTTCTTGACTCCGCCACCTTTGTTGACTTCTACGTAGAGGCTGACGTATTTGCTGTAATCCTCTACTACTTTACTGAGATTGACAAGAACTACGTTGGCAATCATAACAAGTACAAAGCAGATAATACCTACAACGAGGTATCCTCCGCCTATGGCCATTCCCATGCAGGATGCTACCCAAAGAGACGCAGCCGTTGTAAGTCCCTTGATCTGCTGGCGCCCTGTTACAAGGATAGTACCGGCGCCAAGGAAACCTATACCACTAACTACACCTGCAGGAATACGGCTGACATCCGCGTTAAGCCCCGGCAGATTTGCAAGATATATATTCAGAGAAGTAGCTACTGCAGAGCCAAGACTTACCAGCGCAAAAGTCTTGATTCCTGCGCTATGTCTTTTGACAACTCTCTCCCAACCGATAAGGCTGCCAAACAGTGTGGCAAGGATAAGTCTGATTGCAACAGCTAAATCAGCAGGCCCTTCCAAAAATTCTATTAGTGTCTGTGTTCCCATAGGCACCTCCTAATGATCTTATTATAGTGCATAATTTTATACAGATAGTTCCTTCACAAGAATGTTGCACAACATTCATATACAACAAGCAATCAACATGACAGTGCAGCCAAAAGATCTGCAACAACTTCTTCCATAGTCTTATCGCCTTCATCAATCACGATGTCAGCATACTTCTCATATAGAGGCACCCTCTCGTTATATAGAGAAACAAGAGACTGTCCCTCCCTCATAACGACACCTCTCTGCTTAGCATTTTTAAGTCTCTTGGTAAGGACATCCATGCTGACCTTGAGATATACCACTTTACCTATATTCTTGTAGTGATCCATGGCTTCCTTGCCATAAACTGCGCTTCCACCGGTGGAAATAACTGTTTTTTCTACTTCAATTTCTGAATTTATCTTATTCTCAATCTCGACGAAGCCGTCTATACCGTCTTCTTCAATGATCCGAGATAATTTTCTATGTTCTTTTTCCTGAATTACAATATCCGCATCTACAAAATTGTATCCAAGTATCTTGGCAAGTATAACGCCAACAGTACTCTTTCCGGATGCAGGCATTCCAATCAAAATGATATTATTTTTTTTCATAACTTCTCTCTTTCAATCTTTTCAATCAACCCAAAACTACATTCATAGTAGTGCAGTTCTTGAGCAGAGTACTTGGCGAGGTATTATCGAGCCTAGTACGAGCCACGGGTATGCACTTAGCGAGGTTTTTTCGAGCTTAGTGTATATCCCACGGACGAGGAGATAATTTACAAAATGAAAAATCGAAGACTAGCTGACTGTTATGAACAACGCTTAAAGGAAGCTAGCCTTCGATTTTGAGTTTTTAGTAAATTACGACGCAGACGAAAACAAGCATTTTGTCACGCAATTTCGCCTAAGCCGATACTTACGCGTTAACGATCTGGCCGAAATCTGGCTTAAGGCTTGCGCCGCCGATAAGACCACCGTCAATGTTAGCCTTGGAAAGAAGCTCTGCTGCGTTTCCTGCGTTCATTGATCCGCCATACTGAATACGAACTGCTTCAGCTGTTGCCTGATCATAAAGCTTGCAGATAAGCTCACGGATAAGTGCGCATACTTCCTCAGCCTGATCAGCTGTAGCTGTCTCACCTGTTCCGATAGCCCAGATAGGCTCGTAAGCAATAACAAGCTCCTTAACCTGATCTGCTGTTACGCCATCGAGATCCCATGTGATCTGTCTCTCAATCCACTCCTTGTATGTGCCGGCCTTACGAAGTGCAAGTGACTCGCCACAGCAAAGGATTGGCTTAAGGCCT
The sequence above is a segment of the Butyrivibrio proteoclasticus B316 genome. Coding sequences within it:
- a CDS encoding shikimate kinase; the protein is MKKNNIILIGMPASGKSTVGVILAKILGYNFVDADIVIQEKEHRKLSRIIEEDGIDGFVEIENKINSEIEVEKTVISTGGSAVYGKEAMDHYKNIGKVVYLKVSMDVLTKRLKNAKQRGVVMREGQSLVSLYNERVPLYEKYADIVIDEGDKTMEEVVADLLAALSC
- a CDS encoding MgtC/SapB family protein gives rise to the protein MGTQTLIEFLEGPADLAVAIRLILATLFGSLIGWERVVKRHSAGIKTFALVSLGSAVATSLNIYLANLPGLNADVSRIPAGVVSGIGFLGAGTILVTGRQQIKGLTTAASLWVASCMGMAIGGGYLVVGIICFVLVMIANVVLVNLSKVVEDYSKYVSLYVEVNKGGGVKKLTKWIGDKGYKVSSLTKSKEKTIQSSDTAIIIDIDFDKKHSHRMLINELNELDFISYVEEI
- the tpiA gene encoding triose-phosphate isomerase — encoded protein: MARRRIIAGNWKMNKTPSEAVALCAELKDLVKNDAVDVVYCVPAIDIVPVVEAVKGTNVHVGAENFYIEDKGAFTGEISAPMLKDAGVEYIIIGHSERRDIFGENDILINQKVKKAFASGLKPILCCGESLALRKAGTYKEWIERQITWDLDGVTADQVKELVIAYEPIWAIGTGETATADQAEEVCALIRELICKLYDQATAEAVRIQYGGSMNAGNAAELLSKANIDGGLIGGASLKPDFGQIVNA